A DNA window from Providencia huaxiensis contains the following coding sequences:
- a CDS encoding efflux RND transporter permease subunit, which translates to MKLQLSSWAITRPIPTIVIFLALTIAGLFSFNQLPITANPVITFPIVTVTVTQDGSSPTELENAVTKRVERAVSGIPGIRHITSSISEGASTTTIEFDLSVDAHVATNDVREQIGQIRGELPQTIDEPLINRIDVEGGAILRYAVSSETESIADLSWFVDDTVSKQLITVPGVQKVSRLGDTERVIRIEPDADKLAAMQLSIASINEILKNNHQNSAGGNAKYNRLQHTIRVLGEKQAVDDIKNIMLPIDNQKSVRLGEIANIYDGHKNVKSISQLDGKEVVGFAVYRAKGSSDTKVAQGVVQALEKLQKANPNVEISLVSSTVKYTESSFTLTIQTLLEGAFLTIVIVFFFLKSWRATLVAAVALPLSILPTFFILMLFDYSLNSITLLALTLVIGILVDDAIVEIENIQKYIERGERPYLAALKASDAIGFAIVAITLTIVAVFLPVSFIGGFVGQYFVPFGITVSAAVLSSLLVARLVTPLMAAYVLLPQKGAHEGVKTANWIARYTRFLSMTLKHRKFASMLAGGFLFGSVAITSFLPVGFMPDGDISVSQINIELPPGTPVEQTQKKINEIAKQLKDRPEILSAYSIAGIADDSEGVAQHKGEMILTLTEPSERELSQKEFELAISEWLSQKTDARYTFSNSNGGKEFSLMFTGSDPEQLEKSMQKLREAMAKIDGFKNVQVMKPLLRKELIVKPNVVDVARTGISVEEIANTLRIATMGEANSRSAKFNLPDRQLAVQVILPESQQNNIDVLNNLYVRSQNGQNVPIKSVANIDSSDGPSQIERINRQRQMSIEANLEGLTLGEALDIVAQLPEYQQLPHSISQVEYGDMEYMIDMFERFGTTMVFSVLLVFAILIVLFKDFIQPITILVALPFSIGGAIIALVLYGAMIDLPVIIGILMLMGIVTKNSILLVEFILEKQRSGMAREKAIIEAGQERIRPIIMTTFAMIAGMIPLVLTSGADAGFRAPMAIAVIGGLLSSTILSLLFVPVIYSLMDDLKRKLLPQLAKLTSVTKEDRNIKHW; encoded by the coding sequence ATGAAGCTACAGCTATCGTCTTGGGCGATAACGCGTCCAATCCCAACTATTGTGATTTTTTTAGCCCTGACAATCGCTGGGCTTTTCTCTTTTAATCAATTACCTATCACTGCGAACCCAGTGATTACCTTTCCGATTGTTACGGTTACTGTCACACAGGATGGCTCATCACCGACAGAGTTAGAAAATGCCGTCACAAAGCGAGTTGAACGCGCAGTTTCTGGGATCCCCGGTATCCGCCATATTACCTCATCGATTAGTGAAGGCGCATCAACGACAACCATTGAATTTGATTTAAGTGTTGATGCCCATGTCGCCACTAACGATGTACGTGAACAAATTGGGCAAATTCGTGGGGAATTGCCACAAACTATCGACGAACCGTTAATTAACCGTATTGATGTCGAAGGCGGGGCGATTTTACGTTATGCCGTTTCATCTGAAACCGAATCTATCGCCGATTTGTCTTGGTTTGTCGATGACACCGTGAGTAAGCAGTTGATTACTGTGCCAGGGGTGCAAAAGGTCAGTCGGTTAGGGGATACAGAGCGAGTAATTCGCATTGAGCCGGACGCAGATAAACTCGCTGCAATGCAGTTATCGATAGCGAGTATCAATGAAATATTGAAAAATAATCATCAGAATTCTGCTGGGGGAAACGCAAAATACAATCGGTTACAGCATACTATTCGTGTTTTAGGGGAAAAACAGGCAGTAGATGATATTAAAAACATCATGCTACCCATTGATAACCAAAAATCTGTCAGGTTGGGGGAAATCGCTAATATTTATGATGGCCATAAAAATGTGAAATCTATTTCGCAACTTGATGGTAAAGAGGTTGTCGGGTTTGCGGTGTATCGTGCAAAAGGCTCTAGTGATACCAAGGTAGCTCAGGGCGTTGTACAAGCACTGGAAAAGCTACAAAAAGCCAACCCAAATGTTGAAATAAGCTTGGTTTCATCGACGGTCAAATACACGGAATCGAGCTTTACGCTAACGATTCAAACCTTATTAGAAGGGGCCTTTTTAACCATCGTTATCGTATTTTTCTTTTTGAAAAGCTGGCGAGCCACTTTGGTGGCAGCAGTGGCATTGCCTCTATCGATATTACCGACCTTTTTTATTTTGATGTTATTTGATTACAGCTTAAATAGCATCACATTACTGGCCCTGACGTTAGTGATTGGCATCTTAGTGGATGATGCGATTGTTGAAATTGAAAATATCCAAAAATATATTGAACGCGGTGAGCGGCCGTATCTTGCTGCATTGAAAGCCTCTGATGCAATAGGTTTTGCGATTGTTGCCATTACGCTAACGATTGTCGCGGTATTTTTACCCGTTAGTTTTATTGGCGGCTTTGTGGGGCAATATTTTGTACCATTCGGCATTACCGTTTCTGCCGCTGTGTTGTCTTCCTTGTTGGTGGCAAGGTTAGTTACGCCATTAATGGCAGCCTATGTATTATTGCCACAAAAAGGTGCCCATGAAGGCGTTAAAACAGCAAATTGGATAGCGCGTTATACCCGTTTTTTATCGATGACACTAAAACACCGCAAGTTCGCATCAATGCTAGCTGGTGGGTTTCTGTTTGGTTCAGTGGCGATAACCAGTTTTTTGCCTGTGGGGTTCATGCCAGATGGTGATATCAGTGTTAGCCAAATTAATATTGAGCTGCCACCGGGAACGCCTGTTGAGCAAACGCAGAAAAAAATTAATGAAATTGCCAAACAGCTAAAAGATAGGCCGGAAATTTTATCGGCCTACTCGATTGCCGGAATTGCGGATGACTCAGAAGGCGTTGCTCAGCACAAAGGCGAAATGATTTTAACCTTAACTGAGCCCAGTGAGCGTGAATTATCACAAAAAGAATTTGAGCTGGCTATCTCTGAGTGGTTAAGCCAAAAAACGGATGCACGTTACACTTTCAGCAACAGTAATGGGGGAAAAGAATTTTCGTTAATGTTTACAGGGAGTGACCCTGAACAACTCGAAAAATCGATGCAAAAATTGCGCGAGGCAATGGCAAAAATTGATGGGTTTAAAAATGTCCAAGTTATGAAACCGCTATTACGTAAAGAATTGATTGTTAAACCTAATGTGGTAGATGTTGCCCGAACAGGCATCAGTGTGGAAGAGATTGCAAACACACTACGCATTGCGACTATGGGGGAGGCAAATTCACGTAGCGCTAAGTTTAATCTGCCAGATAGGCAATTAGCCGTACAGGTGATTTTACCGGAGTCCCAGCAAAATAATATTGATGTGCTGAATAATTTATATGTAAGAAGCCAAAATGGGCAAAACGTCCCGATTAAATCTGTTGCTAATATTGACTCCAGTGATGGCCCTTCCCAGATTGAGCGAATTAATCGCCAAAGACAGATGTCGATAGAAGCCAATTTGGAAGGGCTCACATTAGGGGAAGCGTTAGATATTGTGGCGCAACTTCCTGAGTATCAACAACTGCCACACAGTATTTCCCAAGTGGAATACGGTGATATGGAATATATGATTGATATGTTCGAACGCTTTGGCACTACGATGGTATTCAGTGTGTTACTGGTTTTCGCTATTTTAATCGTATTGTTTAAAGATTTTATTCAGCCGATTACCATACTGGTTGCCTTACCCTTTTCGATTGGCGGGGCAATTATAGCTTTAGTGTTATACGGTGCGATGATCGATTTACCTGTCATTATTGGTATTTTAATGCTGATGGGGATTGTGACGAAAAACTCGATTTTGCTGGTGGAATTCATTCTTGAAAAACAACGTTCAGGTATGGCGCGAGAAAAAGCGATTATTGAGGCAGGACAAGAGCGTATTCGGCCCATTATTATGACGACCTTTGCCATGATTGCAGGGATGATCCCCCTAGTAC
- a CDS encoding efflux RND transporter periplasmic adaptor subunit: protein MKHTFLAILCCFIMAVAQGVQAEEIRLSVTHPQKIKVADAVSLPGQFVARNEISIGSPLQQQIVTAVFVEEGEWVEKGQLLATLESPIQSAAVQQLKAEIDKAAAYIKQQEALSRQSQSELQRLSPLAKTGVISANDFGKAKNEAAAQNALLTASRAELRQLQAQLRREQSQEDKAKIIAPVAGVISERHAMSGTLSDNALLFKLIENNELEFEALAHPSELARILGDNPVMMKVNNNTVISGKLRYISPKIEALTQLGKIRVTLTEPVQSMRLGETGTMTYTNSPREYISLPYSAIRTEPDGQRFIFSVANDGRVEKQPVQIGKIQHGHVEILSPLAANLDVVTYAQAFLSEDDKVVPVRAPQ, encoded by the coding sequence ATGAAACATACATTTTTAGCCATTTTATGCTGTTTTATTATGGCAGTGGCTCAAGGGGTACAAGCGGAAGAAATACGCTTAAGTGTGACGCATCCGCAAAAAATTAAAGTTGCGGATGCGGTTAGCCTTCCTGGCCAATTTGTGGCGCGAAATGAAATTTCTATCGGTTCGCCATTACAGCAACAAATCGTCACCGCAGTATTTGTGGAAGAAGGGGAGTGGGTGGAGAAAGGCCAATTGCTTGCCACCTTAGAATCGCCAATCCAAAGTGCTGCTGTACAACAATTGAAAGCTGAAATTGATAAGGCTGCGGCTTATATCAAACAGCAAGAAGCACTCAGTAGGCAGTCACAAAGTGAGCTTCAGCGCTTGTCTCCGCTGGCTAAAACAGGCGTCATTTCAGCAAATGACTTTGGAAAAGCAAAAAACGAAGCTGCAGCGCAAAATGCACTTCTCACAGCAAGTCGGGCAGAATTACGCCAATTACAAGCCCAACTAAGGCGTGAGCAAAGCCAAGAAGATAAAGCAAAAATTATTGCGCCCGTTGCAGGTGTGATCAGCGAGCGCCATGCAATGAGCGGTACGCTATCCGATAACGCATTGTTATTTAAACTAATCGAAAATAACGAGCTAGAGTTTGAAGCCCTCGCACACCCCTCTGAATTAGCCCGCATCCTTGGGGATAACCCCGTTATGATGAAAGTGAATAACAATACGGTCATTTCGGGAAAACTACGTTATATATCACCCAAAATAGAGGCTTTAACCCAATTAGGAAAAATTAGAGTGACGCTAACCGAACCCGTTCAATCGATGAGATTAGGGGAAACCGGTACGATGACCTATACCAATTCACCGCGTGAATACATATCACTGCCTTATAGTGCGATTCGTACGGAGCCTGATGGTCAACGTTTTATTTTTAGTGTGGCAAATGATGGGCGCGTAGAAAAACAACCCGTCCAAATAGGTAAAATTCAACATGGTCATGTTGAAATATTAAGCCCGTTAGCGGCTAACCTTGACGTGGTGACTTACGCTCAAGCCTTTTTATCTGAAGATGATAAAGTTGTTCCTGTAAGGGCACCGCAATGA